The genomic stretch CATCTAGAGTGCCATCTTCCACAATAGGTTTGCGGCTATCGCGGTTGTAAGACTCCTTTCGGGCGCCAACAAATTCTAGTTCAAGGTCTTTGTATTTTACCTGTGCGGTTCCAAAGTTTTTAAAGACAGCAATTTTGCTTCGCCCCAACTTTTTGGCAACGAGCTTGGCCAGTGTAATTCCGCTTCCTACCGATACAAAGTCAATATCCTTGGAGTTTTTACGACCAAGAATTTTGTCGCGAACATAGCCGCCTACCACATAGGTATCCATTTGCAACTCATCAGCTGCTTCGGCTATTACCTTAAATATTGTATGGTCAATGATTTCTTTCAATCCATATTGATTTAGGCGGTGGTAGGAAATAGTTTCTCAGAATAAATAGCCAGGATAATCAAAGCTATCAAAATGACATAAATGCCTATGTGGATTCGTTTTATTCTACGTTTGATGTTGTTTAGCTCTTCTCTTTTTTCATCCAAAACTATGGGGTAGAGCATAGGGAAAAGCATAAAAGCTTCGTAACGTAGCTTTTTGTCGGGCGCTGTTGCTCCACTAAACTTTAAAATATCCCACACTTTGCCTTCCTTCTTTTTAGATTTTAAACGTAAGTACTGAAGCTGAAATCCAGCCTTGATAGTAAATAGCAGTAAAATCAATAGGAGAAGGGCGAGAACCAGAAAAACAAAGATTATCTGAAAAAGCATATCGTGATTTGAGGCTGCAAAAATAACTTAATAGCAGTGTTAGCCAAAGAATATTATTCCTTCTTAACTTTCTCGTTCCGCTGAAGACTTAGGATTTTTAATGCCCGTATAAAGAGATAGTTTGCATTTTCCAGAGAGACTATGAGGCCGGCTTTACCATCCAGGATACCCAAACGCAATATGTAGTTTTTGAAAAAGCCAAATGCTGGCTTTACCACTAAATGCCAAAGGCCAACAGGTTTTGTTTTTGGGAGCCTATCATAAGCGCTCCAAGTGGAGTAGCGGTATGATTTTGCTAAAAAGTGCTCCAGATTTTTATAGGTAAAGTGGTCAAGCTTATTTTTTAAAACACCCGTTTTTCCATCTACCAGAACTTCGGCATGTACCTGCTTATCCTCGTAGCGACATTTACTTTTTTTAAAAAGTCGAATTACTTTATCGCCTTGCCAGCCGCTGTAGTTCACTTTTTGATCCATAAAGTAGTTTTGGCGTTTTATCCAAAAAGCATCTTTATCGGTACCATTTTTTAAAATGCCTTGTATCTCATCCCTTAGGGCATCGCTAATACGCTCATCGGCATCAACCAGCAAAATCCACTCATTATTTGCTTGGGGAATAGCCCAGTTTTTTTGAGATGCCGAATTTCCATATTCACGCTGAATGATGAAGTCCGTGTGCTTTCTGGCAAGCTCTACGGTTTTGTCGGTGGAAAAGGAATCGACCACCATAACTTCATCAGCAAACGAAACCGACTGTAATACAGCTTCAATGTTATGCTCTTCGTTTCCGGTGGGGATTATTGCCGTAAGTTTTGCCATATGTCAGCTGATTAAGGATTGGTAAACAAGTTTCCACTTTTTGGCGATGGCCTCATCTTTAAAATCCTGAGCAAAGGTATAGCCCGTTTTGATCATTTCATTTTTGAGAGCATCATTGTCCCACACTTCCCGTAATGCAGCGGTAATTTCTTCTTGATTTTCAGGGTTTACTAATTTGCTCCCTGGTCCTGCTGCTTCT from Owenweeksia hongkongensis DSM 17368 encodes the following:
- a CDS encoding glycosyltransferase family 2 protein, encoding MAKLTAIIPTGNEEHNIEAVLQSVSFADEVMVVDSFSTDKTVELARKHTDFIIQREYGNSASQKNWAIPQANNEWILLVDADERISDALRDEIQGILKNGTDKDAFWIKRQNYFMDQKVNYSGWQGDKVIRLFKKSKCRYEDKQVHAEVLVDGKTGVLKNKLDHFTYKNLEHFLAKSYRYSTWSAYDRLPKTKPVGLWHLVVKPAFGFFKNYILRLGILDGKAGLIVSLENANYLFIRALKILSLQRNEKVKKE